From the Theobroma cacao cultivar B97-61/B2 chromosome 2, Criollo_cocoa_genome_V2, whole genome shotgun sequence genome, one window contains:
- the LOC18609715 gene encoding thioredoxin O2, mitochondrial, whose product MRGKSVFRPFLVREAFNFRSISSTSSSFPLNQNYLISTPKTNSSIPSKPSSNSISAKFNLSSPFSNFSRTFCSVPPPQFKEDSLPVPPNVVPIKSEEEFNTALSKAEGESVPAVFYFTAVWCAPCRYISPVMEELARRNPHVTTNKIDIDEEALASTLKKLNITAVPTVHFFIEGKKKDEVVGADITRIVQTMNKLYMKKND is encoded by the exons ATGAGAGGGAAATCAGTTTTCCGTCCGTTTCTTGTCCGTGAAGCCTTCAATTTCCGGTCGATTTCTTCTACTTCTTCTTCGTTTCCTCTGAaccaaaattatttaatttcaacCCCCAAAACAAATTCTTCAATCCCCAGCAAACCCTCTTCAAATTCCATCTCGGCAAAATTTAATCTATCCAGTCCCTTCTCGAACTTTTCGAGAACTTTTTGCTCGGTACCCCCACCTCAATTCAAAGAAGATTCATTGccag TTCCACCGAATGTTGTTCCCATTAAGTCAGAAGAAGAGTTCAACACTGCACTTAGCAAAGCTGAAGGGGAATCCGTGCCGGCAGTTTTCTATTTCACTGCTGTGTGGTGCGCTCCTT GCAGATACATCTCTCCGGTCATGGAAGAGTTGGCTCGGAGAAACCCTCACGTGACAACGAATAAGATTGATATCGATGAG GAAGCCCTTGCAAGCACAttgaaaaagttaaatattaccGCTGTG CCGACTGTCCATTTCTTTATAGAAGGCAAAAAGAAGGATGAAGTTGTTGGTGCTGACATTACGCGCATTGTTCAAACAATGAACAAACTCTATATGAA GAAGAATGATTGA
- the LOC18609716 gene encoding OTU domain-containing protein At3g57810 isoform X1 has translation MPKQETWIGIPGDGRCLFRSVVHGAWLRAGKQSPSESHQKELADELRAKVADEFIKRRADTEWFVEGDFDNYVVQMRQPHIWGGEPELLMCSHVLQMPITVHMREKSSGILKIISEYGQEYGKENPVGLLYHGYGHYDVLRGPVSSASSKLFASPLVENCWPCSILLYLTKNLPIVVCFQQICTAGFGRRKRR, from the exons atgccTAAACAGGAAACTTGGATCG GCATTCCTGGTGACGGAAGATGTCTGTTCCGTTCAGTAGTTCATGGCGCTTGGCTGAGGGCGGGGAAGCAGTCTCCAAGTGAGAGCCATCAGAAAGAACTTGCAGATGAGCTCAGAGCTAAA GTTGCAGATGAATTCATCAAGAGGAGGGCTGATACTGAGTG GTTTGTTGAGGGTGATTTTGACAACTATGTTGTGCAGATGAGGCAGCCTCATATTTGGGGAGGAGAACCTGAGCTGCTTATGTGCTCACATGTCCTACA GATGCCAATAACAGTTCACATGAGGGAGAAGAGTTCTGGTATCCTCAAAATTATATCCGAGTATGGTCAGGAGTATGGTAAGGAAAACCCTGTTGGACTTCTGTATCATGGTTATGGACACTATGATGTATTGCGCGGTCCAGTAAGCAGTGCCTCTTCTAAACT CTTTGCAAGTCCATTGGTAGAAAACTGTTGGCCTTGCTCTATTCTGCTGTACTTAACCAAAAATTTACCGATAGTTGTTTGCTTTCAACAAATTTGTACTGCTGGTTTTGGTAGGCGGAAAAGAAGATGA
- the LOC18609716 gene encoding OTU domain-containing protein At3g57810 isoform X2, translating to MEYSEGIPGDGRCLFRSVVHGAWLRAGKQSPSESHQKELADELRAKVADEFIKRRADTEWFVEGDFDNYVVQMRQPHIWGGEPELLMCSHVLQMPITVHMREKSSGILKIISEYGQEYGKENPVGLLYHGYGHYDVLRGPVSSASSKLFASPLVENCWPCSILLYLTKNLPIVVCFQQICTAGFGRRKRR from the exons ATGGAATACAGTGAAG GCATTCCTGGTGACGGAAGATGTCTGTTCCGTTCAGTAGTTCATGGCGCTTGGCTGAGGGCGGGGAAGCAGTCTCCAAGTGAGAGCCATCAGAAAGAACTTGCAGATGAGCTCAGAGCTAAA GTTGCAGATGAATTCATCAAGAGGAGGGCTGATACTGAGTG GTTTGTTGAGGGTGATTTTGACAACTATGTTGTGCAGATGAGGCAGCCTCATATTTGGGGAGGAGAACCTGAGCTGCTTATGTGCTCACATGTCCTACA GATGCCAATAACAGTTCACATGAGGGAGAAGAGTTCTGGTATCCTCAAAATTATATCCGAGTATGGTCAGGAGTATGGTAAGGAAAACCCTGTTGGACTTCTGTATCATGGTTATGGACACTATGATGTATTGCGCGGTCCAGTAAGCAGTGCCTCTTCTAAACT CTTTGCAAGTCCATTGGTAGAAAACTGTTGGCCTTGCTCTATTCTGCTGTACTTAACCAAAAATTTACCGATAGTTGTTTGCTTTCAACAAATTTGTACTGCTGGTTTTGGTAGGCGGAAAAGAAGATGA
- the LOC18609716 gene encoding OTU domain-containing protein At3g57810 isoform X3 produces the protein MPKQETWIGIPGDGRCLFRSVVHGAWLRAGKQSPSESHQKELADELRAKVADEFIKRRADTEWFVEGDFDNYVVQMRQPHIWGGEPELLMCSHVLQMPITVHMREKSSGILKIISEYGQEYGKENPVGLLYHGYGHYDVLRGPVSSASSKLRKRR, from the exons atgccTAAACAGGAAACTTGGATCG GCATTCCTGGTGACGGAAGATGTCTGTTCCGTTCAGTAGTTCATGGCGCTTGGCTGAGGGCGGGGAAGCAGTCTCCAAGTGAGAGCCATCAGAAAGAACTTGCAGATGAGCTCAGAGCTAAA GTTGCAGATGAATTCATCAAGAGGAGGGCTGATACTGAGTG GTTTGTTGAGGGTGATTTTGACAACTATGTTGTGCAGATGAGGCAGCCTCATATTTGGGGAGGAGAACCTGAGCTGCTTATGTGCTCACATGTCCTACA GATGCCAATAACAGTTCACATGAGGGAGAAGAGTTCTGGTATCCTCAAAATTATATCCGAGTATGGTCAGGAGTATGGTAAGGAAAACCCTGTTGGACTTCTGTATCATGGTTATGGACACTATGATGTATTGCGCGGTCCAGTAAGCAGTGCCTCTTCTAAACT GCGGAAAAGAAGATGA
- the LOC18609717 gene encoding uncharacterized protein LOC18609717 — translation MIVKVFAISAVIMEFTAGTGMNSRRRPLHTCGVSALAIAHKSYIKVQDLNEALGTKAKKIATLTSLVSSLVYALQHLWLAILSYFDDCILALEDAVESVFPPSKHVFNKADELVQIIETLPGKFDNVLDKFPVIIEQVPLLDWALGQAISWLRFLTSLLTQRGLGNAKEKEIVVDMGYNESNRVSAAPIDEAKRPAESPYHVGLNSEETFPPVSEKPKTESEKVSLQAKPSAAKGTYKEVLERRKQEITEKNETKIDAKKDENQIGTDVVKVEEAKEEASKRDGIVLKNDSILELFDSGWLMNNPVGNAIGSSLPRSVSYTEVPENEGTVKNPSLLSF, via the exons ATGATTGTCAAAGTCTTTGCAATCTCTGCCGTGATAATG GAATTTACAGCAGGCACTGGAATGAATTCCAGACGGCGTCCATTGCATACCTGTGGAGTTTCAGCCTTAGCCATCGCTCACAAATCGTACATTAAGGTTCAGGATTTGAACGAAGCATTAGGAACAAAGGCGAAAAAGATAGCAACATTAACCTCACTGGTTTCCTCTCTTGTCTATGCCCTGCAACATCTCTGGTTAGCCATCTTGTCCTACTTTGACGATTGTATCTTAGCCCTCGAAGACGCAGTTGAGAGCGTTTTCCCACCttcaaaacatgtttttaacAAGGCTGATGAGCTTGTCCAGATCATAGAAACTCTGCCTGGAAAGTTTGATAATGTTTTGGACAAATTCCCTGTGATAATCGAGCAAGTTCCATTGCTGGATTGGGCATTAGGCCAGGCCATCTCTTGGCTGAGGTTTTTAACCTCATTGTTAACTCAAAGGGGTTTAGGAAAcgcaaaggaaaaagagattgTTGTTGATATGGGTTACAATGAAAGCAATCGTGTATCGGCAGCACCAATTGATGAAGCAAAGCGCCCTGCAGAATCCCCATATCATGTTGGCCTTAACAGTGAGGAAACATTTCCTCCTGTAtctgaaaaaccaaaaactgaATCTGAAAAGGTTAGTCTGCAAGCTAAGCCAAGTGCTGCAAAAGGAACATACAAAGAAGTACTAGAGCGGAGGAAACAGGAAATTACagaaaagaatgaaacaaaaatagatGCAAAGAAGGATGAGAATCAAATTGGTACCGATGTTGTGAAGGTCGAGGAAGCTAAGGAGGAAGCAAGTAAAAGAGATGGCATTGTACTGAAGAATGATTCCATCTTAGAGTTATTTGATTCTGGATGGCTTATGAACAATCCAGTAGGAAACGCCATTGGAAGCTCACTACCACGTTCTGTTTCATATACAGAAGTACCTGAAAACGAGGGAACAGTCAAGAATCCCAGTTTGTTGTCATTCTGA
- the LOC108660716 gene encoding AAA-ATPase At3g50940-like, with translation MGGEPALKPAIAIEFEEDTLNDRCSIHRSLKNKSSDTMLNFISVYEFQRIRKKKQRKENKSSKQSFFFIYLLIFGCLSKMFSLKSIPSTTSVLSTYSTFTALAMLVRSVVSDVKAIISQLIPERLQTILLSKLGLFSNPSSQMTLLIDESDGFSINELYEASETYIRTKITTSMRMLKASKAPRDKTITVTVNKGEKVIDIFEGIQLKWEITCAETNDNYRGKSEKRAIELSFHNKFMERVLSSHLPYVMERSKAIKEENKVVKLFSQGDLRGIDMDGEWGSTNLDHRATFNTLAIDPSLNKELIDDLDRFVRGRDFYRRVGKAWKRGYLLYGPPGTGKSSLIAAMANYLKFNVYDLELASLCRNSDLRRLLVSTKNRSIIVMEDIDCSIELQDRVDERCNQGNNQLTLSGLLNFIDGLWSSCGDERIIVFTTNHKDKLDPALLRPGRMDMHIHMSYCTPSGFRILASNYLGITSHKFFTQIDELMMEVEVTPAEVAEGLMKSEDADIALGGLIKFLQNKKLGSGKLDSDGGEADFEEENESNECGTDVGNKREARARIAELDKK, from the exons ATGGGAGGTGAACCAGCATTGAAACCAGCTATTGCCATCGAATTTGAAGAAGATACACTCAATGATAGATGCTCAATTCACAGGTCCCTTAAGAataaaagctctgataccatgttaAACTTTATAAGTGTTTATGAATTCCAGAgaataaggaaaaagaagcAGAGAAAGGAGAATAAAAGTTCTAAACAGA gttttttttttatttatttgcttaTTTTCGGGTGCCTATCGAAGATGTTTTCTCTCAAAAGCATCCCTTCAACTACATCAGTCCTATCAACATATTCGACTTTCACAGCATTAGCCATGCTGGTTCGAAGTGTGGTTAGCGATGTGAAGGCCATAATCAGCCAGCTCATTCCAGAACGACTCCAAACAATATTACTGTCCAAACTTGGTCTTTTTTCAAATCCATCTTCCCAAATGACTCTCCTCATTGATGAGTCTGATGGGTTCTCCATCAATGAACTGTACGAAGCTTCCGAAACATACATACGGACTAAAATCACTACTTCTATGCGGATGCTTAAGGCTTCCAAAGCCCCACGAGACAAGACGATCACTGTAACCGTAAACAAAGGCGAAAAGGTTATTGACATATTTGAAGGAATCCAACTCAAGTGGGAAATTACTTGTGCTGAGACGAATGACAATTATCGAGGCAAGTCTGAAAAAAGAGCAATTGAGCTCAGTTTTCACAATAAATTCATGGAAAGAGTACTAAGTTCCCACTTGCCATATGTAATGGAGAGATCAAAAGccattaaagaagaaaataaggtGGTGAAGCTTTTTTCGCAGGGAGACTTACGTGGTATAGACATGGATGGAGAATGGGGATCAACCAATCTTGACCATCGAGCCACTTTTAATACATTGGCGATAGATCCTAGCCTCAACAAAGAGTTAATAGACGATTTGGACCGATTCGTTAGAGGAAGAGATTTCTATAGAAGAGTTGGAAAAGCGTGGAAACGTGGGTATTTGCTCTATGGCCCTCCAGGAACTGGCAAGTCAAGCTTGATTGCTGCCATGGCCAACTACCTAAAGTTTAATGTCTATGACTTGGAACTTGCGAGTCTGTGCAGGAATTCAGATCTTCGAAGATTGTTAGTTTCTACCAAAAACCGATCAATAATTGTGATGGAGGATATTGATTGCAGCATTGAGCTCCAGGATAGAGTAGACGAGAGATGTAACCAGGGTAACAACCAG TTAACTCTATCCGGATTGCTCAACTTCATTGATGGCCTATGGTCAAGCTGTGGCGATGAGAGGATAATAGTCTTTACAACCAATCACAAAGACAAGCTAGACCCTGCTTTGCTAAGGCCAGGTCGCATGGACATGCACATCCACATGTCCTATTGCACTCCTAGTGGATTCAGGATCCTTGCTTCAAACTATCTTGGCATCACCAGTCACAAATTTTTCACCCAAATTGATGAACTGATGATGGAAGTGGAGGTAACTCCAGCAGAAGTTGCAGAAGGGCTCATGAAAAGTGAGGATGCTGATATTGCCCTTGGAGGACTCATCAAGTTCCTCCAGAACAAGAAATTGGGATCTGGGAAATTGGATTCTGATGGTGGAGAAGCCGATTTTGAAGAGGAAAATGAAAGCAATGAATGTGGCACAGATGTTGGGAATAAGAGAGAGGCCAGGGCAAGAATTGCTGAACTcgacaaaaaataa